In Stenotrophomonas sp. 169, one DNA window encodes the following:
- a CDS encoding fimbrial protein produces MAIHQPAWSVLLMAAIAAPACAQSGDITFNGEVTATTCDVSFNGKVGENPVIVLPTVADSSLRMGNSAGRTPVHVHIGGTAPGCASGGVAMRFDPRRQASLRDGRLVNMAATDAAANVLISLRDDRDQLIDLGSGWISPVVGLIPGGTDILFHAEYYADGGDAQPGVVQAPLQYTLNYQ; encoded by the coding sequence TTGGCTATCCATCAACCCGCGTGGTCCGTTCTGCTGATGGCCGCTATCGCCGCACCTGCCTGCGCGCAGAGTGGTGATATCACCTTCAACGGCGAAGTGACCGCCACCACCTGCGATGTATCGTTCAACGGAAAGGTCGGTGAAAACCCGGTCATCGTCCTGCCCACGGTCGCCGACAGCAGCCTGCGGATGGGCAACAGTGCCGGGCGTACACCGGTCCACGTGCATATCGGCGGTACGGCCCCTGGCTGTGCCAGCGGAGGCGTGGCGATGCGGTTCGATCCGCGACGCCAGGCCAGTCTGCGCGACGGACGGCTGGTCAACATGGCAGCGACCGACGCCGCGGCGAACGTGTTGATCAGTCTGCGGGATGACCGTGACCAGCTGATCGATCTGGGCTCAGGCTGGATATCGCCGGTGGTCGGTCTGATCCCGGGCGGCACGGACATCCTGTTCCACGCCGAGTACTACGCCGATGGAGGCGATGCCCAGCCCGGCGTGGTGCAGGCGCCCTTGCAGTACACGTTGAACTATCAGTAG
- a CDS encoding fimbrial protein, producing MNKLVLSISSVLALGAATSAQAQTGLITFNGEVTAVTCEVTFPSATGTPGNPTITLPKVATTSLATAGQTAGKTPITLQVGTIGTPCTVASVALELNNNRSAQVNAAGRLENTLTVDDAKFVSIGLRDGDDKAINLRTPWSSARFTPVGGVVSIPFAAEYNAEGIAGAGKVSSNVQYTIDYN from the coding sequence ATGAACAAGCTCGTCCTTTCGATTTCTTCTGTTCTTGCCCTCGGCGCTGCGACCTCGGCCCAGGCGCAGACCGGCCTCATCACCTTCAACGGTGAAGTGACTGCCGTCACCTGCGAAGTCACCTTCCCGAGTGCCACCGGCACCCCGGGCAACCCGACCATCACCCTGCCCAAGGTCGCTACGACCAGCCTGGCCACTGCAGGCCAGACCGCAGGCAAGACCCCCATCACTCTGCAGGTCGGCACCATCGGGACCCCGTGCACGGTCGCCTCGGTCGCACTGGAGCTGAACAACAACCGCAGTGCGCAGGTGAACGCGGCGGGTCGCTTGGAGAACACCCTCACCGTCGACGATGCGAAATTCGTTTCCATCGGCCTGCGTGATGGCGACGACAAGGCGATCAACCTGCGTACGCCCTGGAGCTCGGCCCGTTTCACCCCGGTCGGCGGCGTCGTGTCGATCCCGTTCGCCGCCGAGTACAACGCCGAAGGCATTGCGGGGGCCGGGAAGGTGAGCTCGAACGTGCAGTACACGATCGATTACAACTGA
- a CDS encoding fimbria/pilus periplasmic chaperone, translating to MIRTAFACLLSACALLATAPAQSQVIVHGTRQIFPGDQREITVRVENVGQRASLIQAWTDDGDKQVSPEEASTPFVLRPPVFRLDPGKSQAMRVMFTGADLPQDRESIYWLNVLDIPPTPEADASSTGNFLEFSLRTRIKLIYRPKGLKDVAQAARALTWSLQHDAQGWFLQATNPTPYYVHMSTLALRVQGKDFPSAEPPMIAPLSSQRYPISGLTAAPTGGNVQFSSINDAGGVTAQSVSLPVR from the coding sequence ATGATCCGAACCGCTTTCGCGTGCCTTCTCAGTGCGTGTGCGCTGCTGGCGACGGCGCCAGCCCAGTCGCAGGTCATCGTCCATGGCACGCGTCAGATATTCCCGGGTGACCAGCGCGAGATCACCGTCCGCGTTGAAAACGTGGGCCAGCGCGCGTCATTGATCCAGGCATGGACCGATGACGGCGACAAGCAAGTGAGTCCTGAAGAGGCCAGCACCCCGTTCGTGCTGCGGCCGCCCGTGTTCCGTCTCGACCCCGGCAAGAGCCAGGCCATGCGGGTGATGTTCACCGGCGCAGACCTGCCGCAGGATCGCGAGAGCATCTACTGGCTGAACGTGCTGGATATTCCGCCGACGCCAGAAGCCGATGCGAGCTCCACCGGCAATTTTCTGGAGTTCAGCCTGCGCACGCGGATCAAGCTGATCTACCGGCCCAAGGGCCTGAAAGATGTCGCGCAGGCAGCACGCGCCCTGACATGGTCGCTGCAGCACGACGCGCAGGGATGGTTCCTGCAGGCCACCAATCCCACACCGTACTACGTCCATATGTCCACTCTCGCGCTGCGCGTGCAGGGCAAGGACTTTCCTTCCGCAGAACCGCCGATGATCGCGCCGCTGTCAAGCCAGCGCTATCCCATCAGCGGGCTGACAGCGGCACCCACAGGCGGCAACGTTCAGTTCAGCAGCATCAATGACGCCGGCGGCGTGACGGCTCAATCGGTCAGCCTCCCCGTGCGCTGA
- a CDS encoding fimbria/pilus outer membrane usher protein, with translation MTCARRPSRFPRACRLASAIVAGTLPMSALAAPNVEFNPQFLQGGAGSSLDLSRFERGDDLPGTYSADIKINGALVARRDVELRALDNGSVQLCLTPDIVSTFGVDPARLPRPGEKADDGATDGPIIKALPEGPFCEDIGEFIPQASARFDAGEQVLDVSIPQAYLATDPRGWVSRELWDEGINAARIGYNVSHQRLQGNGFSTRSTSATVNVGGNLGAWRFRHDGYMSQRAGEPVRYSASRSYAQRDIGAWGMQLTLGEAATRGDLFDSVNFRGVDISTDPRMLPDSQRDYAPVIRGVAQTNARVVVRQHGQVVYQASVAPGPFEISDLYGTSYGGDLEVEVTEGDGRVQRFVVPFAAVPQLLRAGQQRVSATLGTLNDAWLAQQPRFAEATWRRGLSTRFTGYAGGTAAQGYQAVLVGSAVNTRVGAFSGDITFARTKLPAAVAGFGGSMQGQSMRLTYSKDINRTGTTVSVAAYRYSTDGYLPLGDAVRLRQDLSRGLDGQGVARQRSRLDLTINQRLAERWGTLYASGSSTEYWNLQQRRTSFGVGYSNSIGVAAYSFSAQRSLESDLFGGTARQTNSVNATLTLPLGRAPTAPRFNGALTHDSTGRQDLRVGATGVFGEHSEGSYSGSATRSAGERSAYDANVGYQASLASLSAGVGHSASGNNLSLGASGGIVLHRGGVAFSQQLGDTIGLVHVPGAKGAFIDSSTGLKTDARGYAVVPFLTPYRRNEISVDPKGLPMDIELKSSSATTVPTAGAVVKMVIETSSGRSALIDARREDGSPLPFGLDVRNEAGDIVGVVGQASRLWVRGLAERGQLRVWLDGAGRQQCVIDYDLANADANQMLKSTCRSTIESAEASDDGAAQK, from the coding sequence ATGACCTGTGCTCGACGCCCGTCGCGATTCCCGCGCGCTTGTCGGCTGGCGTCGGCCATCGTCGCCGGTACGCTGCCGATGTCGGCGCTGGCCGCACCCAATGTGGAGTTCAATCCGCAGTTTCTGCAGGGCGGTGCGGGATCGAGCCTCGATCTGTCCCGCTTCGAGCGCGGTGACGATCTGCCAGGTACCTACAGTGCCGACATCAAGATCAACGGCGCGCTCGTGGCACGGCGCGATGTCGAACTGCGGGCCCTCGACAACGGCAGCGTGCAGTTGTGTCTGACACCGGACATCGTGTCCACGTTCGGCGTGGATCCGGCGCGGCTTCCGCGGCCCGGCGAGAAGGCCGATGACGGTGCGACCGATGGGCCGATCATCAAGGCACTGCCGGAAGGGCCGTTCTGTGAGGACATCGGGGAATTCATCCCGCAGGCGAGTGCACGTTTCGATGCGGGCGAGCAGGTGCTGGATGTCAGCATCCCGCAGGCGTACCTCGCCACAGATCCGCGCGGCTGGGTCAGCCGCGAGCTCTGGGATGAGGGCATCAATGCGGCCCGCATCGGCTACAACGTCAGCCACCAGCGGCTGCAGGGCAATGGATTCAGCACCCGCAGCACCAGTGCAACGGTAAACGTGGGGGGCAACCTCGGCGCGTGGCGTTTCCGCCATGACGGGTACATGTCCCAGCGCGCCGGTGAGCCGGTGCGCTACAGCGCCTCACGCAGCTACGCACAACGCGATATCGGTGCCTGGGGCATGCAGCTGACGCTCGGCGAAGCGGCGACCCGCGGTGATCTGTTCGACAGCGTCAACTTCCGCGGCGTCGACATCAGCACCGACCCCCGCATGCTGCCCGATTCACAGCGCGACTATGCCCCGGTCATCCGCGGCGTGGCCCAGACCAATGCGCGCGTCGTGGTGCGCCAGCACGGCCAGGTGGTTTACCAGGCCAGCGTTGCCCCGGGCCCGTTCGAAATCAGCGACCTCTATGGCACCTCATACGGTGGCGACCTGGAAGTGGAAGTGACCGAAGGCGATGGACGCGTGCAGCGCTTCGTCGTGCCGTTCGCTGCGGTGCCGCAGCTGCTGCGCGCCGGCCAGCAGCGGGTCAGTGCGACCTTGGGTACGCTCAACGATGCCTGGCTGGCGCAGCAACCGCGCTTCGCCGAAGCGACATGGCGTCGCGGCTTGAGCACCCGATTCACCGGTTATGCCGGCGGCACCGCCGCGCAGGGTTACCAGGCGGTGCTGGTCGGCAGTGCGGTCAACACGCGGGTGGGGGCGTTCTCTGGCGATATCACCTTTGCACGCACGAAGCTGCCGGCGGCTGTGGCGGGGTTCGGTGGCAGCATGCAGGGTCAGTCGATGCGGCTGACCTACAGCAAGGACATCAACCGTACCGGAACCACCGTGTCCGTTGCGGCCTACCGCTATTCCACCGATGGCTATCTTCCGCTGGGCGACGCCGTGCGCCTGCGGCAGGATCTGTCGCGCGGGTTGGACGGACAGGGTGTGGCGCGTCAGCGCAGTCGCCTTGACCTCACCATCAACCAGCGCCTGGCCGAGCGGTGGGGCACGCTGTACGCCAGTGGCAGCAGCACCGAATACTGGAACCTGCAGCAGCGGCGCACCAGTTTCGGCGTCGGCTACAGCAACAGCATCGGCGTCGCCGCCTATTCATTCTCGGCGCAGCGCAGCCTGGAAAGCGATCTGTTCGGAGGGACGGCACGCCAGACCAACAGTGTGAACGCTACGCTGACCCTGCCACTCGGCCGCGCGCCGACTGCTCCTCGCTTCAACGGCGCCCTCACCCACGACAGCACCGGCCGCCAGGATCTGCGCGTGGGTGCCACCGGGGTGTTCGGTGAGCACAGCGAAGGCTCATACAGCGGCTCGGCCACGCGCTCGGCAGGTGAGCGCAGTGCCTACGATGCCAATGTCGGCTATCAGGCCTCCCTGGCCTCGCTCAGCGCGGGCGTGGGCCATTCTGCGAGCGGCAACAATCTTTCGCTCGGTGCAAGTGGCGGCATTGTCCTGCATCGCGGTGGCGTGGCATTCTCCCAGCAACTGGGCGACACCATCGGTCTGGTGCATGTGCCCGGTGCGAAGGGTGCCTTCATCGACAGCAGCACTGGTTTGAAAACCGATGCCCGCGGCTATGCGGTCGTTCCGTTTCTGACCCCGTATCGACGCAACGAGATCAGCGTCGATCCCAAGGGCCTGCCGATGGACATTGAGCTGAAATCGTCGTCGGCGACGACGGTGCCGACGGCGGGGGCGGTGGTGAAAATGGTGATCGAAACCAGCAGCGGCCGCAGCGCGTTGATCGATGCGCGGCGCGAGGATGGCAGTCCACTGCCCTTCGGCCTGGACGTACGCAACGAAGCGGGCGACATTGTTGGCGTGGTCGGCCAGGCCAGTCGGCTGTGGGTACGCGGTCTGGCCGAGCGTGGTCAGTTGCGGGTGTGGCTGGACGGAGCAGGCAGGCAGCAGTGTGTGATTGATTACGACCTGGCCAACGCAGATGCGAATCAGATGTTGAAGAGCACCTGTCGTTCCACCATCGAGTCGGCTGAAGCCAGCGACGACGGAGCAGCGCAGAAATGA
- a CDS encoding fimbrial protein encodes MSLLVPALLASAAASAAITCTGGGGTTTLGLPTLVVIPRDTTMPVGTLLTPWVAGPERPYTFTCNAPGGSGYVRGVSRNASGLVSAGILVPAPPGYALDVTVAQSGVPGVGIAVYYRPYLRGWQTGFRSGLPDWGRTSIDYTGTGAGNQLGGQIFTALVKTAGVVSAGNIVPMEVATILATSSGTAVGGGATPDRYRIPAIRIQAGACVIPSDTRVALGDQKRTAFTAHGATGPWVDFRIPVTGCPAALTSIEYGLRSVNGFPPDPADSAKGVIAIAPGGAKGIGIQLWDNATGAAVPPYPTRMGLRGFVPGTAAYTLDLRARMYQTLPATEPGPVDAQVEITMMYR; translated from the coding sequence ATGTCCCTCCTTGTGCCCGCGCTGCTTGCCAGTGCGGCCGCATCGGCTGCCATTACCTGCACCGGTGGAGGCGGCACGACCACGTTGGGCCTGCCCACATTGGTAGTGATTCCGCGCGACACCACCATGCCTGTGGGGACGTTGCTGACGCCGTGGGTCGCCGGGCCGGAACGTCCCTACACGTTCACGTGCAACGCGCCTGGCGGCTCGGGTTACGTGCGGGGTGTTTCCCGGAATGCGTCCGGCCTCGTCAGCGCGGGAATCCTCGTACCGGCACCGCCAGGCTATGCGCTGGATGTCACCGTCGCGCAGAGCGGTGTGCCGGGTGTGGGTATCGCGGTCTATTACCGGCCCTACCTGCGGGGCTGGCAGACCGGGTTTCGGTCGGGGCTGCCCGATTGGGGACGGACGAGCATCGATTACACCGGCACTGGTGCCGGCAACCAGCTGGGTGGGCAGATCTTTACCGCGCTGGTCAAGACAGCGGGGGTGGTCAGTGCTGGCAACATAGTGCCAATGGAAGTCGCCACGATTCTAGCTACCTCATCGGGCACGGCCGTGGGGGGCGGGGCAACACCTGATCGGTACCGTATTCCGGCAATCCGCATACAAGCAGGGGCGTGCGTGATCCCGTCCGATACCCGGGTAGCACTGGGCGACCAGAAGCGTACGGCGTTCACGGCGCATGGCGCCACGGGCCCATGGGTGGATTTCCGCATTCCGGTGACCGGATGCCCAGCGGCGTTGACGTCCATCGAATACGGGCTGCGATCGGTCAATGGGTTTCCTCCCGATCCGGCGGATTCAGCGAAAGGCGTGATCGCGATCGCACCCGGCGGTGCGAAGGGAATCGGTATCCAGTTGTGGGACAACGCCACGGGCGCGGCCGTGCCGCCGTATCCAACCCGTATGGGGCTGCGCGGTTTTGTGCCGGGCACGGCCGCCTACACCTTGGACCTGCGCGCACGCATGTACCAGACACTTCCTGCCACCGAGCCCGGACCGGTGGATGCGCAGGTCGAAATCACGATGATGTACCGCTGA
- a CDS encoding molecular chaperone, with protein sequence MRRARTRGVVARLGRSAAALALLCGPVAGAWAATALQATRLVVAAEHGEASIVVRNDDPRPALMQVWIDDGRAAAALEELDVPLQVLQPLLRIEPHTDQAIRVRALRDDRLPIDRERLYWLNVMEIPRRAPAQDTAATAQADAIEVAVRSRIKLIYRPAGLRGTLQEAGAGLRWQVLAGDAGVRVRNDSPRVVNLASARSGDGRIAALEDGSVPPFGERTFQWEGAAAAVGKAGITYEWIDDLGQVHSQQTPP encoded by the coding sequence ATGCGCCGGGCCCGAACGCGCGGTGTGGTGGCAAGGCTGGGGCGTTCCGCAGCAGCCCTCGCGCTGCTGTGCGGCCCTGTTGCAGGTGCGTGGGCGGCGACGGCGCTGCAGGCGACACGGTTGGTCGTTGCCGCTGAGCACGGTGAAGCGAGCATTGTGGTGCGCAACGATGACCCGCGTCCGGCATTGATGCAGGTGTGGATCGACGACGGACGCGCAGCGGCGGCCCTGGAGGAACTGGATGTGCCGCTACAGGTGCTGCAGCCGCTGCTGCGGATCGAGCCGCACACCGACCAGGCCATCCGTGTGCGTGCGCTGCGCGATGACAGGCTGCCCATTGATCGTGAGCGCCTGTACTGGTTGAACGTGATGGAAATCCCGCGACGTGCGCCCGCACAGGACACTGCCGCCACAGCGCAGGCCGATGCCATCGAAGTTGCCGTACGCAGCCGCATCAAGCTCATCTACCGCCCTGCCGGACTGAGGGGCACGCTGCAGGAAGCCGGCGCCGGACTGCGGTGGCAGGTACTGGCCGGCGATGCGGGCGTGCGCGTCCGCAACGATTCACCGCGGGTGGTGAATCTGGCCAGTGCGCGTAGTGGCGATGGTCGAATCGCGGCGCTGGAGGATGGCAGCGTGCCGCCGTTCGGCGAACGCACGTTCCAGTGGGAAGGAGCTGCTGCAGCGGTGGGGAAGGCTGGCATCACCTATGAATGGATCGATGACCTGGGGCAGGTGCATTCGCAGCAGACGCCGCCGTAA
- a CDS encoding TetR family transcriptional regulator — protein MARKTKEETQATREGILDAAEACFHEHGVARTTLEMIGARAGYTRGAVYWHFKNKIDVLAAVIERVRLPFMQELDRAATESRDTPVLDLRSVILTSLIDLSQDERLRNTMEIMLRSDTSADSKVLADLQQAGFRDGLERMARALRRADQLGQLKPGANAEVVARMLHATVLGVLHGAMVEPELMDIRRDGMLALDMTLAAYVKDGVFVPGSDPDRL, from the coding sequence ATGGCCCGAAAGACCAAAGAGGAAACCCAGGCAACCCGCGAAGGCATCCTCGACGCCGCCGAAGCCTGTTTTCATGAGCACGGGGTGGCACGCACCACGCTGGAGATGATCGGCGCCCGCGCCGGCTATACCCGCGGCGCGGTCTACTGGCACTTCAAGAACAAGATCGACGTGCTGGCAGCCGTGATCGAACGGGTCCGCCTGCCCTTCATGCAGGAACTGGATCGTGCCGCCACCGAGTCCCGCGACACGCCGGTGCTGGACCTGCGCTCGGTGATCCTGACTTCGTTGATCGATCTGTCGCAGGACGAGCGCCTGCGCAACACCATGGAAATCATGCTGCGCAGCGATACCTCGGCCGACAGCAAGGTGCTGGCCGACCTGCAGCAGGCCGGCTTCCGCGACGGTCTGGAACGCATGGCGCGCGCCCTACGGCGTGCCGATCAGCTCGGACAGCTCAAGCCCGGCGCCAACGCAGAGGTCGTGGCGCGGATGCTGCACGCTACGGTGCTGGGCGTGCTGCATGGGGCGATGGTCGAGCCCGAGCTCATGGACATCCGCCGCGACGGCATGCTGGCACTGGACATGACCTTGGCCGCCTATGTGAAGGACGGCGTGTTCGTGCCGGGCAGCGATCCTGACCGCCTGTAG
- the smeD gene encoding multidrug efflux RND transporter periplasmic adaptor subunit SmeD: protein MFLNRARPFVLSLAIAAAVAACGGGDDQPPQQGPGQVTVVTLKAESVSLTRELPGRTNAFLVAEVRPQVNGLVGKRLFTEGSMVTEGQPLYQIDDASYRAQANNARAQLARAEATANASRLSAARISELAKVDAVSKQDLENAVAAQKQAEADVGAAKASLDAANVTLGYARITAPISGRIGKSSVTQGALVSAAQPEALATVQQLDPIYVDLTQSAAELLQLRRELAAGRLQDNQSLPVSILLDDGTPFEHKGTLEFSEVSVDPTTGSYGLRVKVENPDGVLMPGMYVRAVIGGGVRNGALLVPMQGIARDAKGDTSAMVVNKDNKVEVRPVKVSRALGDKWLVEDGLQAGDKVIVEGLQKIGPDMPVQATEKGSGPVKPADGKPAAAPAAADPAAASTDAAAPAQAPAGTDAQ, encoded by the coding sequence ATGTTCTTGAACCGTGCCCGTCCTTTCGTTCTTTCGCTGGCCATCGCCGCGGCCGTAGCCGCCTGCGGTGGCGGTGATGACCAACCGCCGCAGCAAGGACCCGGCCAAGTGACCGTGGTCACCCTGAAAGCCGAATCGGTATCGCTGACCCGGGAGTTGCCGGGACGCACCAATGCGTTCCTGGTTGCTGAAGTGCGGCCGCAGGTCAATGGCCTGGTCGGCAAGCGATTGTTCACCGAAGGCAGCATGGTGACCGAAGGCCAGCCGCTGTATCAGATCGACGATGCCAGCTACCGCGCGCAGGCCAACAATGCCCGCGCCCAGCTGGCACGTGCGGAGGCGACCGCCAACGCCTCGCGCTTGAGCGCCGCTCGCATCAGTGAGCTGGCCAAGGTGGATGCGGTCAGCAAGCAGGATCTGGAGAACGCGGTCGCCGCGCAGAAGCAGGCCGAGGCCGATGTCGGCGCGGCAAAAGCATCGCTGGATGCGGCCAACGTGACACTGGGCTATGCGCGGATCACCGCGCCGATCAGCGGCCGCATCGGCAAGTCCAGTGTCACCCAGGGTGCATTGGTGAGTGCCGCTCAGCCCGAGGCACTGGCGACGGTGCAGCAGCTGGATCCCATCTATGTCGATCTGACCCAGTCTGCCGCCGAGCTGCTGCAGTTGCGGCGCGAGCTGGCGGCCGGGCGCCTGCAGGACAACCAGAGCCTGCCCGTCAGCATCCTGCTCGATGATGGCACGCCGTTCGAGCACAAGGGCACGCTGGAATTCTCCGAAGTCAGCGTAGACCCGACCACCGGCAGCTACGGCCTGCGGGTAAAGGTGGAAAACCCGGATGGCGTACTGATGCCGGGCATGTACGTGCGCGCGGTGATCGGCGGCGGCGTGCGTAATGGCGCACTGCTGGTCCCGATGCAGGGTATCGCCCGCGACGCCAAGGGCGATACCAGTGCCATGGTGGTCAACAAGGACAACAAGGTGGAAGTGCGTCCGGTGAAGGTCAGCCGCGCGCTGGGTGACAAGTGGCTGGTCGAGGATGGCCTGCAGGCAGGCGACAAGGTCATCGTGGAGGGCTTGCAGAAGATCGGCCCGGACATGCCGGTGCAGGCCACCGAAAAGGGCAGCGGGCCGGTGAAGCCGGCAGATGGCAAGCCCGCGGCTGCACCGGCCGCCGCAGATCCGGCCGCCGCGTCCACCGACGCCGCTGCACCCGCCCAGGCTCCGGCCGGCACCGACGCGCAGTAA